A single window of Cololabis saira isolate AMF1-May2022 chromosome 24, fColSai1.1, whole genome shotgun sequence DNA harbors:
- the LOC133425278 gene encoding lymphocyte antigen 6D-like, whose product MRSEVCAVLILVILYQGEALQCNFCFSTGGSLCTPTSTQICSGRGDGCAAVLFGAPLNRSFRQCMNMAVCQGYISTPGVFARCCSTDLCN is encoded by the exons atgagAAGTGAAGTTTGTGCCGTCCTTATCCTGGTGATTCTGTACCAAG GAGAAGCTCTGCAATGCAACTTCTGTTTCTCCACCGGGGGCAGTCTCTGCACGCCGACCAGCACGCAGATCTGTTCAGGGAGAGGTGACGGATGTGCTGCCGTCTTGTTTGGAGCCCCGCTGA ATCGTTCTTTTCGTCAGTGCATGAACATGGCGGTGTGTCAGGGATATATCTCAACTCCTGGTGTGTTTGCACGATGCTGCAGCACCGACCTCTGCAACTGA